A stretch of the Enoplosus armatus isolate fEnoArm2 chromosome 13, fEnoArm2.hap1, whole genome shotgun sequence genome encodes the following:
- the tecta gene encoding alpha-tectorin: MGPMVRQGCPVILLHLLSIFVQTGASTQDIMYPYGPGHRDLETPKMDDGSSPEVILLIHFIFFNVPYRSIYVNNNGVVSFNVQVSQFTPEAFPLSDSRSFIAPLWADVHNGIRGDVYYRESTEPEILERATQDVRKYFKNIPTFTATWVFISTWHQVTFYGGSQTTPVNTFQTVLISDGVASFSMFNYGEITWSTGTASGGDPLTGLGGTTAQSGFNGGDIGHFFNLPGSRSNDVVNIEQTTNVNTPGRWFFRVDTELIDPANGCSYNGRYYRRGEVFWLSDQCSQRCRCLDIDNEVHCQEAPCGQLETCEQQEGAFYCQPTRTSTCVVFGDPHYHTFDGFLYHFQGTCSYLLARPCWEVAGLPFFSVEAKNENRGVASVSWLRDVTVDVYGHRVTLPKGSFGTVQVDGLMKTLPVQLQLGAIRVYQSGVAVALETDFGLLVTYDGQHYASISLPSSYFNNTCGLCGNYNDDPADDPVLPDGSLAESVVELGGSWRAEDTDWRCTDGCAQNCSVCDPLTEAFYFRSDYCGLINKTDGPFRDCRAVVDPTAFVYSCVYDMCSNRDNITTLCQAIQAYALACQALGVTIRPWRSRTFCALSCPEFSHYQVCTSACPASCSDLTAPLYCAHPCTEGCQCDQGYVLSGSRCVHREDCGCEHNGLYYPLNNTFWAGPSGEEGECTLRCNCGPAGEVSCFNESCKEGEVCVAEVGLLGCYPRREGVCSVTQNSVTSSFDGTFLLFPDDSSYYLLKLCGAVPANGSMVEVKMGRRLVNKGPAWKRPVVVTVANLEAQMGGLDFDTVKVNGEVVVLPYVHPMETMMIYKAPGNATVVESRGLLRVQYTRQGFLNISLSTIFYNVTCGLCGVFNSNSTDDLRLPNGRLAESTEQFTEGWRSIADDLTCNGDCDDLYRMCTDLRLYQSPWMCGNINDPGNSSFLACHAVVNPSPFFRNCLYNMCVKEGNRSALCSSLQAYATACQDAQVGLASWRSATNCPLPCPENSHFDECTSACPLTCANLDEPEEPCPLPCQEGCQCEEGFALRDGLCVARSDCGCVSHGRQLATNQTFWTDWECQERCYCNGSDNSVYCQLAPCHAEEYCQENDGLYFCLPRTEALCVAAGYGHFLPFGGIPFELQSSCTLRMATTNCGRESMDHTISGAFPQFKLAARNEERDTGQAIWVRGFVLEVYEYEIEVSRSYKNTVTVNKERLYLPLKLGPGKVNIFTLGMQLILETGFGLKVAFDWNTLLLLTLPRDLYNASCGLCQGMPLSPPTLTTTDWGMAWAERDTFCQVGCGDSCPRCGMGEKSVLNDAPLMVADGNTNIGTDDGANEVNTGMRFHIGDGLYVFVEPEAVRLCGLIVDRGGVFARCHSKVAPAFFYQSCLQDTCLDQGAQDTICNWLQIYASTCQTQGVPVTGWRSETPCVQSCPPNSHYSSCMSVCPPQCAPARGQRDCSQDCVEGCQCDQGYVLNGKSCILPQNCGCYTDGKYYEPKQLFWNGDCTKRCQCIGRNLIQCDPRRCKAEEECTLRYGVRGCFARRSQHCVASGGGVFRTFDGASLRLPASCSFVLSTNCHKLPDLSFQLIANFDKWSTPNLTTISHVYLYINEENILISGSTVKVNGTPVSVPFLTGLMTRLSTSEGFIVIDTPQDIQVRYNHFNTLSITMGQRLQNKVCGLCGNFNGDPSDDYITSRGKPAVSALELAQSWKTNGMQNSCDETQYVALAQSCDNTAVAALQGEDACQKLTQLKGFFQPCHGLLDPRPFYQSCYLDGCYNHRKAQVCGSLAAYAEACRSLGTLTTKWITQENCSEWIYDPCAGEICTNFTCELENGGDLCGCPELPTSTGGDDDILQAEVTCKHAQMEVSISKCKLFQLGFEREDVRINDEHCAGIEGEDFISFHINNTKGHCGSIVQSNGTHIMYKNTVWIESVNNTGNVITRDKTINVEFSCAYELDLKISLETVLKPMLSVINLTLPTQEGNFITKMALYKNSSYRNPYREGEVVLSTRDILFVGVFVEGADENQLILIVNMCWATPSRYSSDRLRYIIIERGCPNIKDNTIGMAENGVSLTCRFHVTVFKFIGDYDEVHLHCDVSLCDSETNACKVNCPHKRRMYSEDSDHKEHILSVGPIRRRESDWCEEFNGGCEQICTSKMTGPVCSCVTGMLQRDGKSCRTVSSSCNLTPAVSLLSVSAVISMFLARVHALLS; encoded by the exons ATGGGACC AATGGTCAGGCAAGGCTGTCCAGTCATtctgctccacctcctcagCATCTTTGTACAGACTGGAG ctAGTACTCAGGATATCATGTACCCATATGGGCCCGGCCATAGGGATCTAGAGACCCCCAAAATGGATGATGGGAGTTCTCCTGAAGTTATTCTGCtcattcacttcattttcttcaaTGTCCCTTACCGTTCCATCTAC GTCAACAACAATGGTGTGGTCTCCTTCAACGTGCAGGTTAGCCAGTTCACACCAGAGGCTTTTCCCCTGAGTGACAGCAGATCATTCATTGCTCCACTTTGGGCAGATGTGCACAATGGCATCCGCGGAGATGTGTACTACCGGGAGTCCACCGAACCAGAAATACTGGAGAGGGCGACGCAAGATGTCCGGAAGTACTTTAAAAACATTCCCACCTTCACAGCCACATGGGTCTTTATTTCAACATGGCACCAAGTCACCTTCTATGGAGGAAGCCAGACAACCCCG gTGAACACATTCCAAACTGTACTAATCTCAGATGGCGTGGCGTCCTTCAGTATGTTCAACTATGGAGAAATCACATGGAGCACAGGAACAGCCAGTGGTGGAGATCCTTTAACAGGACTGGGTGGAACAACAGCTCAG TCAGGTTTTAATGGTGGAGACATTGGCCACTTCTTCAACCTGCCAGGATCACGGTCAAATGATGTAGTGAATATTGAACAGACAACCAATGTAAATACTCCTGGGCGCTGGTTCTTCCGTGTAGACACTGAACTGATCGATCCTGCCAATGGCTGCAGCTACAATG GGCGTTATTACAGACGAGGGGAAGTCTTCTGGCTGTCTGACCAGTGTTCACAGCGATGCCGCTGCCTTGACATTGACAACGAGGTGCATTGCCAAGAAGCTCCATGCGGGCAGCTGGAGACCTGTGAGCAGCAAGAAGGGGCCTTTTACTGCCAGCCAACCCGCACCAGCACTTGTGTGGTATTTGGTGACCCTCATTACCACACCTTCGATGGCTTCCTCTATCACTTCCAGGGAACCTGCTCCTACTTGCTGGCTCGGCCCTGCTGGGAGGTGGCGGGGCTGCCCTTTTTCAGCGTGGAGGCCAAAAATGAGAACCGTGGGGTCGCCTCTGTTTCTTGGCTTAGAGATGTCACAGTGGACGTGTATGGTCATCGAGTCACATTACCCAAAGGCAGTTTTGGAACAGTCCAG GTGGATGGCTTGATGAAGACTTTACCAGTCCAACTCCAGCTTGGTGCCATCAGGGTATACCAGTCTGGTGTTGCTGTTGCTTTAGAAACAGACTTTGGACTCTTGGTAACTTATGACGGCCAACACTATGCATCCATCTCCCTACCCAGCTCCTACTTCAATAACACTTGTGGCCTTTGTGGTAACTATAACGATGACCCCGCTGATGATCCTGTGCTTCCTGACGGCTCTCTAGCAGAAAGTGTAGTGGAGTTAGGGGGCAGTTGGAGAGCTGAGGACACAGACTGGAGGTGTACAGACGGCTGCGCCCAGAACTGCAGCGTTTGTGACCCTCTTACAGAAGCCTTCTACTTTCGCTCAGACTACTGTGGGCTCATTAACAAAACTGATGGACCTTTTAGGGACTGCAGAGCTGTAGTGGACCCTACAGCCTTTGTGTATAGCTGTGTATATGACATGTGCAGCAACAGGGATAATATCACCACACTCTGCCAGGCCATCCAGGCCTATGCTCTGGCCTGTCAGGCCCTTGGTGTTACGATACGACCCTGGAGATCTCGCACCTTCTGCG CTTTGTCATGTCCGGAGTTCAGCCATTACCAAGTGTGCACAAGTGCCTGCCCAGCCTCCTGCTCAGACCTCACCGCTCCACTGTATTGTGCTCACCCTTGCACTGAGGGCTGCCAGTGCGACCAAGGCTATGTTCTCAGCGGCAGCCGTTGTGTACATCGTGAAGACTGTGGCTGTGAGCATAACGGCCTCTATTACCCCCTTAATAACACCTTCTGGGCTGGCCCCAGCGGTGAAGAAGGTGAATGTACCCTCCGCTGCAACTGCGGGCCTGCTGGGGAAGTCTCTTGTTTCAACGAGTCCTGTAAGGAgggtgaggtgtgtgtggcGGAGGTGGGCTTGCTAGGTTGCTACCCtcggagagagggagtgtgctCCGTCACCCAGAACTCAGTGACATCCTCCTTTGATGGTACCTTCCTGCTGTTCCCAGATGACAGCTCTTACTACCTGCTGAAGCTGTGTGGTGCAGTGCCAGCTAATGGCTCAATGGTGGAGGTGAAGATGGGCAGGCGGCTGGTGAACAAAGGCCCCGCTTGGAAAAGACCTGTGGTAGTTACAGTGGCTAACCTGGAAGCTCAGATGGGAGGGCTAGATTTTGATACAGTAAAG GTGAATGGTGAAGTAGTAGTGCTCCCATATGTCCATCCAATGGAGACAATGATGATCTACAAAGCTCCAGGCAATGCTACAGTGGTGGAGTCCCGCGGTCTGCTTCGTGTCCAATACACACGCCAAGGATTCCTCAACATCTCCCTCTCCACCATCTTCTACAATGTTACTTGCGGTCTTTGCGGCGTCTTCAATAGCAATTCCACTGATGACCTTCGTCTTCCAAATGGACGCTTGGCCGAGTCTACTGAACAGTTCACAGAGGGCTGGCGGTCCATTGCTGATGACCTCACCTGTAATGGCGACTGTGATGACCTGTACCGAATGTGCACAGACTTGCGTCTCTACCAGAGTCCTTGGATGTGCGGCAACATCAATGACCCGGGGAATAGTTCATTTCTGGCATGTCATGCAGTGGTCAACCCCTCACCATTCTTCAGGAACTGCTTGTATAACATGTGCGTAAAGGAAGGGAATCGTTCAGCCCTGTGTTCTTCACTGCAGGCATATGCCACTGCCTGTCAGGATGCTCAAGTAGGCCTTGCTTCCTGGAGGAGTGCCACCAACTGCC CTCTTCCCTGTCCAGAGAACAGTCATTTTGATGAGTGCACCAGCGCCTGCCCTCTGACCTGCGCCAACTTGGATGAACCTGAAGAGCCATGCCCTCTGCCATGCCAGGAGGGGTGTCAGTGCGAGGAGGGCTTTGCGCTGCGCGATGGCCTGTGTGTGGCACGCAGTGATTGTGGCTGCGTGAGCCACGGGCGCCAGCTGGCCACTAATCAGACCTTCTGGACGGACTGGGAGTGCCAGGAGCGCTGCTACTGCAATGGCTCTGACAACAGTGTATATTGTCAGCTCGCACCTTGTCACGCTGAGGAGTACTGCCAGGAGAATGACGGCCTGTATTTCTGCCTGCCACGCACTGAGGCCCTGTGTGTGGCAGCTGGTTATGgacattttctgccatttggtgGCATACCGTTTGAGCTGCAGAGCTCTTGTACTCTTAGGATGGCCACCACCAACTGTGGGAGAGAGAGCATGGACCACACGATCAGTGGAGCTTTTCCTCAATTTAAATTGGCAGCTCGTAATGAGGAAAGGGACACAGGCCAGGCCATTTGGGTGAGGGGCTTTGTACTGGAGGTCTACGAGTATGAGATTGAAGTGTCTCGAAGctacaaaaacactgtcacG GTGAATAAGGAGCGTTTGTACCTTCCTCTGAAGCTGGGCCCAGGGAAGGTCAACATCTTCACCTTGGGCATGCAGCTCATTCTGGAGACAGGTTTTGGCCTGAAGGTGGCCTTTGACTGGAACACTCTCCTCCTGTTGACTTTGCCCCGCGACCTCTACAACGCCTCCTGCGGCCTCTGCCAGGGCATGCCTTTATCCCCACCCACCCTCACCACGACTGACTGGGGCATGGCCTGGGCAGAGAGGGACACCTTCTGCCAGGTGGGCTGCGGAGACTCCTGCCCACGCTGTGGCATGGGAGAGAAAAGCGTGCTAAATGATGCCCCTCTCATGGTGGCTGATGGCAACACGAACATCGGCACCGACGATGGGGCAAATGAAGTGAACACAGGCATGCGTTTCCACATTGGAGATggactgtatgtgtttgtggagCCGGAGGCGGTGAGGCTGTGCGGGCTAATTGTGGATCGAGGAGGTGTGTTTGCTCGTTGTCACAGCAAGGTGGCGCCAGCGTTCTTTTATCAAAGCTGCCTGCAGGACACCTGTTTGGACCAGGGAGCTCAGGATACTATCTGTAACTGGCTGCAGATATATGCCAGCACCTGTCAGACCCAAGGCGTGCCCGTTACCGGCTGGAGGAGTGAAACACCATGTG TCCAGAGCTGTCCACCTAACAGCCATTACTCCAGTTGCATGTCGGTTTGCCCGCCCCAGTGCGCCCCAGCCCGCGGCCAGAGGGACTGCAGCCAGGACTGTGTGGAGGGCTGCCAGTGTGACCAGGGCTACGTGCTCAACGGCAAGAGCTGCATCCTGCCTCAGAACTGTGGCTGCTACACTGATGGCAAGTACTATGAG ccCAAACAGCTGTTCTGGAATGGCGACTGTACCAAACGCTGCCAGTGCATCGGACGAAACCTGATCCAGTGCGACCCGAGGCGCTGCAAGGCGGAGGAAGAGTGCACGCTGCGGTACGGAGTGCGGGGCTGCTTTGCGCGGCGCTCTCAGCACTGCGTGGCGTCCGGCGGTGGCGTTTTCAGGACCTTCGATGGGGCGTCGCTGCGGCTCCCGGCCTCCTGCTCCTTCGTCTTGTCCACGAACTGTCACAAGTTGCCCGACCTCTCCTTCCAGCTCATCGCCAACTTTGATAAATGGAGCACGCCCAACCTCACCACCATCTCTCATGTGTACCTTTACATCAACGAGGAGAATATACTCATCTCTGGCAGCACTGTCAAG GTCAATGGTACGCCAGTATCGGTACCGTTTCTAACTGGGCTGATGACACGTCTGTCCACATCCGAAGGTTTCATTGTCATCGACACGCCCCAGGACATCCAGGTCCGATACAACCACTTTAACACACTTAGCATCACAATGGGCCAGCGGCTTCAGAACAAGGTGTGTGGCCTCTGTGGGAATTTCAACGGAGACCCCAGCGACGACTACATCACCTCCAGGGGCAAGCCGGCCGTCAGCGCCCTGGAGCTGGCCCAGAGCTGGAAGACCAACGGTATGCAGAACAG TTGTGATGAAACCCAGTACGTGGCTCTGGCTCAGTCCTGTGACAACACGGCGGTGGCAGCGCTGCAAGGTGAAGATGCCTGTCAGAAGCTCACCCAGCTGAAGGGTTTCTTCCAGCCGTGCCACGGCCTGCTGGATCCCCGGCCCTTCTACCAGTCCTGCTACCTGGACGGCTGTTACAATCACCGCAAGGCTCAGGTCTGTGGCTCGCTGGCAGCCTACGCAGAGGCCTGTCGCTCGCTGGGCACCCTCACCACCAAGTGGATCACCCAAGAGAACTGCT CAGAATGGATCTACGACCCCTGTGCAGGAGAGATCTGCACAAACTTCACCTGTGAGCTGGAGAACGGAGGCGACCTGTGTGGCTGTCCAGAGTTACCCACCAGCACTGGAG GTGACGATGACATTCTCCAGGCGGAGGTGACCTGTAAGCACGCTCAGATGGAGGTCTCCATCTCCAAGTGTAAGCTCTTCCAGCTGGGTTTCGAACGAGAGGACGTGAGGATCAACGACGAACACTGCGCCGGCATCGAGGGGGAGGACTTCATCTCCTTCCACATCAACAACACGAAGGGACACTGCGGCTCCATCGTACAG TCGAACGGCACACACATCATGTATAAGAACACTGTGTGGATAGAGAGTGTGAACAACACTGGGAACGTCATCACCAGAGACAAAACCATCAACGTGGAGTTTTCCTGCGCCTATGAACTGGACCTGAAGATCTCGCTGGAGACTGTCCTCAAGCCCATGCtcag TGTGATAAACCTCACCTTACCGACCCAGGAAGGAAACTTCATCACCAAGATGGCTCTATACAAGAACTCCTCGTACCGCAATCCGTacagggagggggaggtggtgcTCAGCACGCGAGACATCCTCTTCGTGGGCGTCTTTGTGGAAGGGGCCGATGAAAACCAGCTCATCCTCATCGTGAACATGTGCTGGGCCACGCCGTCCCGCTACAGCAGCGACAGACTGCGCTATATCATCATAGAGAGAGG GTGTCCAAACATAAAGGACAACACCATCGGCATGGCAGAGAACGGCGTGTCACTCACCTGCCGCTTCCACGTCACCGTCTTCAAGTTCATCGGGGATTACGACGAGGTCCACCTCCACTGTGACGTTTCCCTGTGCGACTCGGAAACAAACGCCTGCAAAGTG AACTGTCCACACAAGAGAAGAATGTACTCGGAGGACAGCGACCATAAAGAGCACATACTGAGTGTGGGACCCATAAGAAGGAGAG AATCAGACTGGTGCGAGGAGTTCAATGGAGGCTGTGAGCAGATCTGCACCAGTAAGATGACCGGACCAGTCTGCAGCTGCGTGACTGGGATGCTGCAAAGAGATGGGAAAAGCTGCCGGA